The window GTCGCCGAATCGCCCGATACCGACTTCTCGGACGTCGGCGGCCTCGAGGACGCGAAGGGGACTCTGCGTGAATCGGTCGAGTGGCCCCTGACCTACGATCGGCTGTTCGAGGAGACCAACACCCACCCGCCGTCGGGCGTCCTGCTGTACGGCCCGCCGGGGACCGGCAAGACGCTGCTGGCCCGGGCGCTGGCCGGCGAGACGGACGTCAACTTCGTCCGCGTCGACGGTCCGGAGATCGTCGACCGCTACGTCGGCGAGAGCGAGAAGGCGATCCGGGAGGTGTTCGAACGTGCCCGCCAGTCCGCGCCGTCGATCGTCTTCTTCGACGAGATCGATGCAATCACGGCCGCACGCGGGGAAGGCCACGAGGTCACCGAACGCGTCGTCTCGCAACTGCTGACCGAACTCGACGGAATGCGGGAAAACCCCAACCTCGTCGTGCTCGCCGCCACGAACCGCAAAGAGCAGATCGATCCCGCACTCCTGCGCCCGGGACGACTCGACACCCACGTGCTGGTCGGCGAACCCGACCGCGAGGCCCGCGAGAAGATCCTCGAGGTTCATACCCGCGGGAAACCGCTGGACGAGGACGTCGACGTGCGCGAACTCGCCGCCGAACTCGAGGGATACACCGGCGCGGACCTCGAGGCACTGGTCAGAAACGCCTCGATGAAGGCGATCCGCGAGGTCGCGACCGAGTACGATCCCGAGGCGGCCAACGAACGGGCCGACGAGGTCGTCATCGAGCGTCGTCACCTCGCGGAGGCGAAGGAGTCGATCGACCGCTGAATTTCGGTGTCGGCTCGCCTTGGGTCCGATAGCGGTCTTCATCCCGAAAAGAGACACGAGCACCTGTGGGTCCGAGAAGCGAGCGACGGCCACCCCTGGAGGAGGGCTATGACTGCACGCCGACGCGGGACCCCGCTCGACGCAATTGACAACGAAGTAACGGCTTTAACCCCTGGGGGACGAAACGGGAGGTATGCCTTCCGCCCCTGCCGACGGTGACGCCTCCGCCCCCGCCATCGAGACGTCCGGGCTGACGAAGCGCTACGGCGAGACGACCGCCGTCGCGGACCTCGACCTCGCGGTCGACCGTGGGACCGTCTACGGCTTTCTGGGCCCGAACGGCGCGGGTAAGACGACGACGATGCGGATGCTGACGACGTTGACCCCGCCGACTGCCGGCACCGCCCGCGTCGCCAGCCACCCCATCAGCGACCGGGAACGCGTCACGCCCCACATCGGCTACCTGCCCGAGGAGCCGCCGATCTACGACGAACTCAGCGGGCGCGAACAACTCGAGTACGTCGCCGGACTGCGGGACCTGCCCGAACGCGAGGTCACGGACCGCATCGAGTCGCTGCTCGACCGGTTCGACTTGCTCGCCGACGCCGACAAACGCATCGAGGAGTACTCGAAGGGAATGCGCCAGAAGGTGGGCGTCATTCAGGCGGTGTTACACGAACCCGCAGTGGCCTTCCTCGACGAACCCACGAGCGGGCTCGATCCCCGTGCCGCGCGGACGATGCGGGACACGATCGCCGAACTCGCCGACCGCGAGATGACGATCTTCCTCTCGACGCACATCCTGCCGGTGGTCGACGAACTGGCCGACGAGATCGGTGTCCTCCACGACGGTCGCCTCGTCGCGGAGGGCGACCCCGAGACGCTGAAATCCCGCGCGGAGACCGGCGACGCTCGCAGCCTCGAGGACGCGTTCCTCGAGGTGACTCGGGAGTCGCCCGACCGAGGGGCCGACGACGTGGCGGCGAACTCCTCGCCCGAATGAGTCGTCACGAACGTGGTGGTAAATCTACAGGTGATCGGCCGTGGAAGCTCCGTGCATGGTCCCTTCGCTTCCTCGTCCCTCCCCGGCGGCGGTCGCGACCGGCCTCGTCGGCGGCGTCGGCAACGCCGCCGTCGCCGTCGCGCTGTACGCCCGTGCTGACTATCCCGCCCTCGAGTCGACGGGCGAAACCGCGCTCGTCGTACTGGCCGCGTTTCTGGTCGGCTTCGTCCCGCTGTTTCTCGCGGCCTCCGCCCGACTCGTCGCTCCTGCCCTCGGCTTCCTCGGACTCGTCGCCGGAACGGTCCGGCTCGAGGTGACCACTCCCGCTCCCGAGTGGGGCGAACTGGGGGAGTACGTCGTCGTCGACGGGCCGACGCACGTCGGCAGCTACGTCGATGCCTGGTACCTCTGGCTCGCGCTGGCCGCACTGTTGGCCGTCGCGGAGTTCGGGCTCCGTCGGCGGTACAGCATCGGCGACGGGCGGCTCCGGAACCTGCCCGATGGGCCGCTCGAGCGGTCGAGCCGCTACGCGGTCGTCGTTGGAACCGCCGTCCTCGTCGGCATCGCGACGTCATTGCTGGTCGTCGACGCGGGGATCAGGCCGCCCGCGCTGACGTCCGTCGTCTTCGCGTTCGCAGCCGCCGTGACGGCCGTTCCGCTCGCCGCGCTGTTCGAGGACGGCGCGCTCGCGCCGCTTGCCCTCTTCCCGGCGGTCCCGTACGTCCTCGTCCTCGAGGTCTTCGTGACGACCGACAGCCCCGTTCACATCCTGCTGTTCGGGCCTTACGCCGTCGTTCTGGCCGTCGTCTGGGCGCTCGAGCGCCGGCTCCGGTCCCGGCTGCGGGCAAGCGGGGGTTCGGTCGGGGCGGACGAGCCGGTCTGAACCGCGAAAACGGTACCGTTGTCTCCAGTAGCGCGACTCAGGGATCGAACACGCCGCGGCGCAGCCCCTCGCGGACGGGGTCGTGCTCGGCGTCGGTCGGGGGCGGGCTCGTCACGAGCATCGCCTCGAGCCGTTCGTCCTCGTCGGCGCGGACGCCGCGGTCGACGTCGGCGGGGACGACGACCACGTCGTCGGGTTCGACCCGGTGTTCCTCGTCCCCTTCCCGGACGACGCCGGATCCGTCGCGGACACAGATGGCGACGTCGCTGCCCGGCGCGTGAACGGGGATGAACTGGCCGGGCTCGAAGTAGCCGAGGACGACTTTGATCCGGTCGTTCGCGAAGACGGGCTGTGCGGAGAACTGTTCGTCGTCGTACTGCCGTTCGGCGTCGAAGTCTGTCGCTGGCATGGGTATCGACTGTTTAGGTTGGCCTAAACAAGCGTGCGAACGTTGGTCGGTTCGCCACGTCGGCCTTCCGCCGAACATGTCGGACGTCCGTGGACCGCGGACCGGGATGACGACCCACGAACCGCGGGACGGTCCGGCAACCGGACGGTCGACCCGACCGACGCTGGACCCGAGTCCGACACGCTAAAGCGGCCGGACTGGCTGGTTCGGGTATGGAGTATCACGAGGCGGCGGACTTTTGCTTCGGTCTGCGGCGGTTCCGTCCGAAGCCGGGGACGGAGTCGACCGCACGGTTGCTCGCCCACCTCGAGGATCCCCACGAGGACGTCGATTTCGTGCAGATCGCCGGCTCGAACGGCAAAGGGAGCACGGCCCGGATGCTCGAGCGGACGCTCCGGGAGGCCGGGCTAACCGTCGGGCTCTACACCTCGCCGCACCTCGAGGACCTGCGCGAGCGGATCCGCGTCGACGGGCGCAAGATCCCCCGCTCGGCGGTCACCGACTACGTCGAGGCGGTCCGGGAGTACGTAACCGAGCGGGCAGCGGACGGCGACTCCCCGACGTTCTTCGAGGTGATGACCGGAATGGCGCTGTGGCACTTCGGCCGCGAAGAGGTCGACGTGGCCGTCCTCGAGGTCGGCATCGGCGGCCGCTACGACGCGACCAGCGTCGTCGATCCGGTCGCCAGCGCGGTGACCAGCGTCACCTTAGAGCACACGGGCATCATCGGCGAGACCGAGGTCGAGATCGCCGAGGACAAGGCTCACGTGGCCCCGGACGACGCGCCGCTGGTCACCGGCGTCTCGGGCGACCCGCTCGAGGCGAT of the Halobiforma lacisalsi AJ5 genome contains:
- a CDS encoding cupin domain-containing protein — encoded protein: MPATDFDAERQYDDEQFSAQPVFANDRIKVVLGYFEPGQFIPVHAPGSDVAICVRDGSGVVREGDEEHRVEPDDVVVVPADVDRGVRADEDERLEAMLVTSPPPTDAEHDPVREGLRRGVFDP
- a CDS encoding ABC transporter ATP-binding protein gives rise to the protein MPSAPADGDASAPAIETSGLTKRYGETTAVADLDLAVDRGTVYGFLGPNGAGKTTTMRMLTTLTPPTAGTARVASHPISDRERVTPHIGYLPEEPPIYDELSGREQLEYVAGLRDLPEREVTDRIESLLDRFDLLADADKRIEEYSKGMRQKVGVIQAVLHEPAVAFLDEPTSGLDPRAARTMRDTIAELADREMTIFLSTHILPVVDELADEIGVLHDGRLVAEGDPETLKSRAETGDARSLEDAFLEVTRESPDRGADDVAANSSPE